From Pseudomonas sp. stari2, a single genomic window includes:
- a CDS encoding DUF5309 domain-containing protein, protein MAAPSNTFLTTAAIGNREDLTDTIYRISPTATPFISLAAKGKASNTLHEWQTQDLAAAVTNNAQAEGDNASAKTVTPTVRLNNRTQISTKTVIVSGTQQAMNPAGRKDELAYQLSLAALELRRDMESSATQLDVTATAPRQSRGLVGWVVDNVDRNGGTLASYTGNTGRTKGTAVAFTEARLKSVLQKIFTAGGEPDSILLPPAAKQTFSTFTGNATRFDKSEDAKLYASVDVYVSDFGELKAIPSRFQDANDVFILQSDKWAISYLRPFQTIELAQTGDAMQRELVVEWTVESRAPKANGAVYDVA, encoded by the coding sequence ATGGCCGCACCCAGCAATACTTTCCTCACCACTGCCGCAATCGGCAACCGTGAAGACCTGACCGACACCATCTACCGCATTTCCCCGACTGCAACGCCGTTCATCTCGCTGGCGGCCAAGGGCAAGGCATCCAACACTCTGCACGAGTGGCAAACCCAAGATCTGGCGGCGGCAGTGACCAACAACGCTCAGGCAGAAGGCGACAACGCTTCGGCCAAAACCGTTACCCCGACTGTTCGCCTGAACAATCGCACTCAGATCTCGACAAAAACCGTGATCGTGTCCGGCACCCAACAGGCGATGAACCCTGCCGGCCGTAAAGACGAGCTGGCCTACCAGTTGAGTCTGGCAGCGCTGGAACTGCGCCGCGACATGGAAAGCTCGGCCACTCAGCTCGACGTCACTGCCACCGCCCCGCGTCAATCGCGCGGTCTGGTTGGCTGGGTCGTGGACAACGTGGACCGCAACGGGGGCACCCTGGCTTCGTATACCGGCAACACCGGCCGCACCAAGGGCACCGCCGTAGCGTTCACCGAGGCACGCCTGAAGTCTGTTCTGCAGAAGATCTTCACCGCTGGTGGCGAGCCTGACTCGATCCTGCTGCCGCCAGCCGCGAAGCAGACCTTCTCCACCTTCACCGGCAACGCCACCCGCTTCGACAAGTCGGAAGACGCCAAGCTGTATGCGTCGGTCGATGTGTACGTCTCGGACTTCGGCGAACTGAAGGCCATTCCATCCCGCTTCCAGGACGCGAACGACGTGTTCATCCTGCAATCGGACAAATGGGCCATCAGCTACCTGCGTCCGTTCCAGACCATCGAGCTGGCTCAGACCGGTGACGCCATGCAGCGTGAGCTGGTGGTGGAATGGACCGTGGAAAGCCGCGCTCCGAAGGCCAACGGCGCAGTCTACGACGTCGCCTGA
- a CDS encoding phage tail protein, which yields MKAAAADAEHLAAMKAELAQRNAQAVFQIARITDRIETIGYGIELGEATEDEIAEQAALAPVLTAWKAYKFALGKVTKQPGWHANPTWPVALAIPVIVADPQGKSPDAS from the coding sequence ATGAAGGCAGCGGCCGCAGATGCCGAGCATTTGGCGGCAATGAAAGCAGAACTGGCGCAGCGCAATGCGCAGGCAGTCTTTCAAATCGCGCGTATCACCGATCGGATAGAGACCATTGGGTATGGCATCGAGCTCGGCGAAGCAACAGAAGATGAGATTGCCGAGCAGGCGGCATTGGCCCCTGTCCTAACCGCATGGAAGGCCTACAAATTCGCACTGGGCAAAGTCACCAAACAGCCAGGATGGCATGCAAATCCGACATGGCCGGTTGCGCTAGCAATCCCGGTTATCGTGGCAGACCCTCAAGGCAAATCGCCTGACGCGTCCTAA
- a CDS encoding glycoside hydrolase family 19 protein: MPITQKQLLQILPNAGSQAGVFASALNLAMDRYQINTPLRMAAFIAQVGHESGQFRYVRELGGDQYLSKYDTGPLAKRLGNTPEADGDGQLYRGRGAIQITGHDNYLACSKALFGDDRLLRTPELLEQAEWACKSAAWFWNSRNLNALADAGDMEGITRRINGGLNGLAERLEFYDRAKKVLA; this comes from the coding sequence ATGCCTATCACACAAAAGCAGCTATTGCAGATCCTCCCGAACGCCGGCAGCCAAGCCGGCGTTTTTGCATCTGCACTGAATTTGGCGATGGACCGCTACCAGATCAACACGCCACTTCGTATGGCGGCGTTCATCGCTCAGGTCGGTCACGAGTCAGGCCAGTTCCGGTACGTCCGGGAGCTGGGCGGCGACCAATACCTGAGCAAGTACGATACCGGTCCGCTGGCCAAGAGACTGGGCAATACGCCAGAGGCTGATGGCGATGGGCAGCTATACCGGGGGCGCGGCGCAATTCAGATTACGGGCCATGACAACTATCTCGCCTGCAGCAAGGCGCTGTTCGGCGATGACCGCCTGTTACGCACTCCTGAACTGCTTGAGCAAGCCGAATGGGCGTGCAAGTCGGCGGCATGGTTCTGGAACTCGCGCAATTTGAACGCCCTGGCAGACGCTGGCGACATGGAAGGCATTACCCGGCGCATCAATGGGGGCTTGAACGGTCTTGCTGAGCGCTTGGAGTTCTATGACCGCGCCAAGAAGGTGCTGGCATGA
- a CDS encoding lysis system i-spanin subunit Rz, whose translation MTSIWLRFLPYIAALLLGAACALQLQDWRYGKQLAEQDRLHTETLNQLTMAAASAQQAEQDKRLALEQRLAASDKTHSEKMTNAQKDQALLRDRLATSDLRLSVLLDASSASGCSVPAATGAGGLDHAAIRARLDPAYAQRIIAITAAGDRGLIALAACQAYVKTVSQKPLGLE comes from the coding sequence ATGACTTCCATCTGGCTGAGATTCCTTCCTTATATAGCTGCGCTGCTGCTCGGTGCCGCCTGCGCATTGCAGCTACAGGACTGGCGCTACGGGAAGCAACTGGCCGAGCAGGATCGTCTGCACACCGAAACCCTGAATCAGCTGACCATGGCAGCCGCATCCGCGCAACAGGCCGAGCAAGACAAGCGGCTGGCGCTCGAGCAGCGGCTGGCGGCCAGTGATAAAACCCACTCCGAGAAAATGACCAATGCACAAAAAGACCAAGCTCTCCTGCGCGATCGCCTTGCCACTTCTGATCTGCGGCTGTCAGTCCTCCTCGATGCGAGTTCAGCCAGTGGCTGTTCAGTGCCTGCCGCCACCGGCGCCGGCGGCTTGGATCATGCAGCCATACGCGCCCGACTTGACCCGGCGTATGCTCAACGAATTATCGCCATCACCGCCGCCGGGGACCGGGGATTGATTGCTTTGGCAGCATGTCAAGCCTATGTGAAAACAGTTTCCCAAAAGCCGTTGGGACTGGAGTAG